In Bacillus cytotoxicus NVH 391-98, the following are encoded in one genomic region:
- a CDS encoding fumarylacetoacetate hydrolase family protein, with amino-acid sequence MRLVTVKKDEKVFIGVVDEEEKKVLHLREAQKQKGEKVTLPITMLECIERGSECMEKVREIVNWANENKLAAYYSLQEVKLLAPIPRPRKNILCVGKNYREHAIEMGGEESIPNNIMIFTKAPTTVIGNGEKINSHSHATSELDYEGELAIVIGKRGKQIPKDKAMEYIFGYTIVNDITARDIQRKHKQFFLGKSFDTFCPMGPYLVHTSGIQSPSQLHIETKVNGEVRQTSNTENMIFPIEEIISTVSKGMTLEPGDIIATGTPAGVGKGFNPPKFLRAGDEVIVTVEGIGTLKNIVK; translated from the coding sequence TTGCGTTTGGTGACGGTGAAGAAAGATGAGAAAGTGTTTATTGGTGTTGTAGACGAAGAGGAAAAGAAAGTGCTGCATTTAAGAGAAGCACAAAAACAAAAGGGTGAAAAAGTTACGCTTCCAATTACCATGTTAGAATGTATTGAAAGAGGAAGCGAATGTATGGAAAAGGTGCGTGAAATTGTAAATTGGGCAAACGAAAATAAACTAGCAGCTTACTATTCCTTACAAGAAGTGAAACTATTAGCTCCTATACCGAGACCACGGAAAAATATTCTTTGTGTTGGGAAGAATTACCGTGAACATGCGATCGAAATGGGAGGAGAGGAATCTATCCCAAACAATATAATGATTTTTACGAAGGCACCTACGACTGTAATAGGGAATGGTGAAAAAATTAATAGCCATTCGCACGCGACGAGTGAATTGGATTATGAAGGGGAACTCGCGATTGTCATTGGAAAGCGAGGCAAACAAATTCCAAAAGATAAAGCAATGGAATATATATTTGGTTATACGATTGTAAATGATATAACAGCGCGGGATATTCAAAGGAAGCATAAACAATTTTTCTTGGGGAAAAGTTTTGATACATTTTGCCCGATGGGGCCGTATTTAGTGCATACATCAGGGATTCAGTCTCCCAGTCAATTACACATTGAAACAAAGGTAAACGGGGAAGTTAGACAAACTTCTAATACGGAAAATATGATATTTCCGATAGAAGAAATTATTTCTACTGTGAGTAAAGGAATGACGCTTGAGCCTGGAGATATCATTGCAACCGGGACGCCCGCGGGCGTTGGAAAAGGCTTTAATCCACCAAAATTTTTGCGTGCTGGTGATGAAGTGATCGTAACAGTCGAGGGCATTGGAACATTAAAAAATATCGTAAAGTAA
- a CDS encoding ornithine--oxo-acid transaminase: protein MIETKDIIELTDTYGANNYHPLPIVIAKAEGVWVEDPEGNRYMDLLSAYSAVNQGHRHPKIINALIEQANRVTLTSRAFHSDQLGPWYEKVAQLTHKDMILPMNTGAEAVETAIKTARRWAYDVKKVEENKAEIIVCEDNFHGRTMGAVSMSSNDEYKRGFGPMLPGIIVIPYGDLEALKAAITPNTAAFILEPIQGEAGINIPPARFLKEAYDVCKKENVLFVADEIQTGLGRTGKLFACDWDEVIPDMYILGKALGGGVFPISCVAANRDILGVFEPGSHGSTFGGNPLACAVSIAALDVLQDERLTERSLQLGEKLIGQLKEIKNPMIKEVRGKGLFIGIELNTPARPYCEKLKEEGLLCKETHENVIRIAPPLVISEDDLEWAFQKIKAVLS from the coding sequence ATGATTGAAACAAAGGATATTATTGAACTTACAGACACATACGGAGCTAACAACTACCACCCACTTCCAATCGTAATCGCAAAAGCTGAAGGTGTCTGGGTAGAAGATCCTGAAGGTAATCGTTATATGGACCTACTTAGTGCATATTCTGCAGTAAACCAAGGACATCGTCATCCAAAGATTATCAATGCTTTAATTGAACAGGCAAATCGCGTTACACTTACTTCACGTGCTTTCCATAGCGACCAATTAGGCCCTTGGTATGAAAAAGTAGCACAACTTACTCATAAAGATATGATTCTTCCAATGAATACAGGCGCGGAAGCTGTTGAAACTGCAATCAAAACAGCACGCCGCTGGGCATATGATGTGAAAAAAGTAGAAGAAAATAAGGCTGAAATTATCGTTTGTGAAGACAACTTCCACGGACGTACAATGGGCGCAGTTTCTATGTCGTCCAACGATGAATATAAACGCGGATTTGGCCCAATGCTTCCTGGTATTATCGTAATCCCTTACGGCGATTTAGAAGCATTAAAAGCGGCTATTACACCGAATACAGCAGCATTTATTTTAGAACCAATTCAAGGTGAAGCTGGCATCAACATTCCACCAGCTAGATTCTTAAAAGAAGCATATGATGTATGTAAGAAAGAGAATGTTCTATTTGTTGCAGATGAAATTCAAACAGGACTAGGCCGTACTGGTAAGCTATTTGCATGTGATTGGGACGAGGTCATCCCTGATATGTATATCCTTGGTAAAGCACTAGGCGGCGGCGTATTCCCAATTTCTTGTGTTGCAGCAAACCGCGATATTCTAGGCGTATTTGAACCAGGTTCTCACGGTTCTACATTCGGCGGTAATCCACTTGCATGTGCCGTTTCGATTGCCGCTCTCGATGTATTACAAGATGAAAGATTAACAGAGCGCTCTCTTCAACTAGGAGAAAAATTAATCGGCCAATTAAAAGAAATTAAGAATCCTATGATTAAAGAAGTTCGTGGTAAAGGATTATTTATTGGAATCGAATTAAATACGCCTGCTCGTCCATATTGCGAGAAATTAAAAGAAGAAGGCTTACTATGTAAAGAAACTCATGAGAATGTCATTCGCATCGCACCACCTCTTGTTATTTCTGAAGACGATTTAGAGTGGGCGTTCCAAAAAATTAAAGCTGTATTATCTTAA
- a CDS encoding DUF2777 domain-containing protein, with product MKQRKHILYNQPRAHTIGNVEYINDEWIFFDDENDEAFLLEDIIEDGFEVLYNNNWLPARFYEKNILQIADEHHPLQNGEMIRIRKKLLFSYNEWIEELSDSAFSLFIDTLQTIHYSLYDCIYCHNFLSLQPKEQPCEGVNILLFDNEDMICALHHHYVRYSSCAKDIFQFTKANGEVLHIDAQ from the coding sequence ATGAAACAACGTAAACATATTTTGTATAATCAACCGCGCGCTCATACAATCGGGAACGTGGAGTATATAAACGATGAATGGATTTTTTTTGATGATGAGAATGATGAAGCTTTTTTATTAGAAGATATCATTGAAGATGGATTTGAAGTTTTATATAACAACAATTGGTTGCCAGCTCGCTTTTACGAAAAAAATATATTGCAAATTGCCGATGAACATCACCCTTTGCAAAATGGTGAAATGATACGAATTCGAAAAAAATTGCTCTTCAGTTACAACGAATGGATAGAAGAACTATCTGACTCTGCATTCTCTCTATTCATCGATACTTTGCAAACAATTCATTATTCTTTATACGATTGTATCTATTGTCATAACTTCTTATCATTGCAGCCGAAAGAGCAACCATGTGAAGGCGTCAATATTCTTTTATTTGATAACGAAGACATGATATGTGCTCTTCACCATCATTATGTCCGCTATTCCTCATGTGCTAAAGATATATTTCAATTTACAAAGGCAAATGGGGAAGTATTGCATATAGATGCACAATAA
- a CDS encoding YisL family protein, whose translation MYTAGRKGKGVHMGLRLMYMIIIVTGFLLYQSIMKTATGNMHMWYGIKMLVGIWVIAAMEMILVKTSKQKQAGAFWVQFIIAFVVVLYIGLRLPMGFAPFA comes from the coding sequence ATGTATACGGCAGGGAGAAAAGGAAAAGGTGTACATATGGGATTGCGTCTTATGTATATGATCATTATTGTAACGGGCTTTCTGTTGTATCAAAGCATTATGAAAACAGCTACAGGCAACATGCACATGTGGTACGGCATTAAAATGCTAGTAGGCATTTGGGTTATTGCTGCAATGGAAATGATTCTTGTGAAAACAAGTAAACAAAAACAAGCAGGAGCGTTTTGGGTGCAATTTATTATTGCGTTTGTTGTTGTACTATACATTGGATTACGATTGCCAATGGGATTTGCACCATTTGCGTAA